One segment of Macaca fascicularis isolate 582-1 chromosome 4, T2T-MFA8v1.1 DNA contains the following:
- the TRIM38 gene encoding E3 ubiquitin-protein ligase TRIM38 codes for MASTTSTKKMMEEATCSICLSLMTNPVSINCGHSYCHLCITDFFKNPSQKRLRQETFCCPQCRAPFHMHSLRPNKQLGSLIEALKEMDQEMSCEEHGEQLHLFCEDEGQLICWRCERAPQHKGHTTALVEDVCQGYKEKLQKAVTKLRQLEDRCTEQRLSTAIRITKWKEKVQIQRQKIQSDFKNLQCFLHEEEKSYLWRLEKEEQQTLSRLRDYEVGLGLKSNELKSHIQELEEKCQGSAQKLLQNVNDTLSRSWAVKLETSEAVSLELHTMCNVSELYFDVKKMLSSHRVNVTLDPDTAHHELILSEDRRQVTRGYTQENQNISSRRFTAFPCVLGSEGFTSGRRYFEVDVGEGTGWDLGVCMENVQRGTGMKQEPQSGFWTLRLCRKKGYVALTSPPTSLHLHEHPLLVGVFLDYEAGVVSFYNGTTGCHIFTFPKASFSDTLRPYFQVYQYSPLFLPLPDD; via the exons ATGGCCTCAACCACCAGCACCAAGAAGATGATGGAGGAAGCCACCTGCTCCATCTGCCTGAGCCTGATGACGAACCCAGTAAGCATCAACTGTGGACACAGCTACTGCCACTTGTGTATAACGGACTTCTTTAAAAACCCAAGCCAAAagcgactgaggcaggagacgtTCTGCTGTCCCCAGTGTCGGGCTCCATTTCACATGCATAGCCTCCGACCGAACAAGCAGCTGGGAAGCCTCATTGAAGCCCTCAAAGAGATGGATCAAGAGATGTCATGTGAGGAACACGGAGAGCAGCTCCACCTGTTCTGTGAAGACGAGGGGCAGCTCATCTGCTGGCGCTGTGAGCGGGCACCACAGCACAAAGGGCACACCACAGCTCTTGTTGAAGATGTATGCCAGGGCTACAAG GAAAAGCTCCAGAAAGCTGTGACAAAATTGAGGCAACTTGAAGACAGATGTACGGAACAGAGGCTGTCCACAGCAATACGAATAACTAAATGGAAA GAGAAGGTGCAGATTCAGAGACAAAAAATCCAGTCTGACTTTAAGAATCTCCAGTGTTTCCTACATGAGGAAGAGAAGTCTTATCTCTGGAGactggagaaagaagaacaaCAGACTCTGAGTAGACTGAGGGACTATGAGGTTGGTCTGGGGCTGAAGAGCAATGAACTCAAGAGCCATATTCAGGAACTGGAGGAAAAATGTCAGGGCTCAGCCCAGAAATTGCTGCAG aaTGTGAATGACACTTTGAGCAG GAGTTGGGCTGTGAAACTGGAAACATCAGAGGCCGTCTCCTTGGAACTTCATACTATGTGCAATGTTTCTGAGCTTTACTTTGATGTGAAGAAAATGTTAAGCAGTCATCGAG ttaATGTGACTCTGGATCCAGATACAGCTCATCATGAATTAATTCTCTCTGAGGATCGGAGACAAGTGACTCGTGGATACACCCAGGAGAATCAGAACATATCTTCCAGGAGATTTACTGCCTTCCCCTGTGTCTTGGGTTCTGAAGGCTTCACCTCAGGGAGACGCTACTTTGAAGTGGATGTTGGCGAAGGAACTGGGTGGGATTTAGGAGTTTGTATGGAAAATGTGCAGAGGGGCACTGGCATGAAGCAAGAGCCTCAGTCTGGATTCTGGACCCTCAGGCTGTGCAGAAAGAAAGGCTATGTAGCACTTACTTCTCCCCCAACTTCCCTTCATCTGCATGAGCATCCCCTGCTTGTGGGAGTTTTTCTGGACTATGAGGCCGGAGTTGTATCCTTTTACAATGGCACTACTGGCTGCCACATCTTTACCTTCCCAAAGGCTTCCTTCTCTGATACTCTCCGGCCCTATTTCCAGGTTTATCAATATTCTCCTTTGTTTCTGCCTCTCCCAGATGACTAA